TTGAAGCGCGCCGGTATTCATAGTAGGTGGTGGATTATTAACTCGTCCCTTTATCATTCCGGCACTACCAATGCCCTGCTTAAAGCGAAAGCAAGCAATGAAATTGAATGGATTAACAAGGTTGACGAACACACAAACGGCAATTTTGCGGTAATCGGTTGGAGCGCAGAAGAATTGAAAGGCGAAAAACTTCTTGCGCTGTAGGAGGTAAATAAATGGTCAAAGTAGCATTTATATGCGTTCACAATTCCTGCCGAAGTCAAATTGCCGAAGCTCTTGGAAAACACTTTGCAAGTGATGTGTTTGAGAGTTACAGCGCAGGAACAGAAGTTAAAGACAAAATCAATCCTGACGCTGTACGATTGATGAAATCCTTATATGGTATTGATATAGAGCAAAGGCAACGCCCAAAGTTACTGGCAGAAATCCCGCCCGTTGATATTGTTATTACAATGGGCTGCAATGTGGAGTGTCCCTATCTTCCATGTAAACGCCGGGAAGATTGGGGACTTGTAGACCCGACGGGAAAAAGTGACGCGGAATTTATAAAAACTATCTGCTTGATTGAAACAAAAATCAAGGAACTTGAAAATGAATTAAGATAAGAAAAATACTGCCGTCACATACCAATGACGGCAGTATTTTTGTATAGTAAAGAATGGGGGGAGTAAAATTATGGAAAATTGGATATTGACGGTAGGCTGCCCGAAAGAAGAATTTGTCGCTTGTCAAAAAGAGTGGTTACGCTACAATATGCTGCTTCGTTTAGTCAAAACAATGCAAGAAGCTGTTGAAGAAATAACTAAAAGTAATTATCTCTTGTTCAGCATTTGTATTAACCCGCATGAATACTTGCCTTACATACAACTTATCCGCGAAATAAAACCTATACCTATCATGATTGTTCCCCGTGAATATAGTGCATTGGATAAATTAGAAGCTATCCAGTTAGGGGCCGACAGTTATCTTGAAATGCCTAATTCCTTAGAAGAATGTGTTGCTTCCGGGTGGGCACTTGTGCGTAGATACACCGAACTAAATTATAAAAAGCAAGAGCATATCAGCATTATTAGTAATAAAGATATTTTTATTTGCTTGGATTATCGAAAAGTTTTCATACGGTCAATTGAAGTGAATTTAACACGAATAGAATTTGATATATTGCAGTTGCTTATGTCAAATAAAAAACGTGTTTTTACTTATGAACAAATATTTTGCCATGTTTAGGGCAATGATTATTTTGATAGCACAAATAGTATATTGTGGAACCATATCAAGAGGTTAAGGCAAAAACTTAAAACCGAACTTGATATGCCGGATTATATAAAAAACGTCCATGATTTAGGTTATGTATTTGACCCTGAATAATCGGAATGTCGAAAATTGTGAAAAACGATAGTCAAATAGTAGTCAAAAGACAGTGTAAAAATAGTTTGTGATTGTATAGTTAGCCTTAGAAAGAACTACGTTACGAAAACCGCGGCTAACGGTTAAAATCACAAGCATAATTACACTATCACTATACAAGCGGCGGTTTTGAAAATTAAAAATCAAAGCCGCCGTTTTCCTTTTGAAAAATTGGACAAGCGGAGGGTGTATTAAAGCTACCCTTTTTTAGGGGCGCGGCGGTAACAGGGAGGTTGCCGCCGTGTTCTGTTATACCTATCGACAAAATAATACTTACTTCGCCCTATCAAAAAAAGCCCTTATCCACACAGGGTGTATCACACGCATCAATGTACCTACACATGTTACATGATAGGAAATATTCGCCCATATCTCTGCGCCCCGTTGGATTGTATCCAGCCGGGCGCATTTTTATGTAAAGGAGGTTTTTTTCAAAAACTTTGCGTTGAGTTTTGCAGTTTCGCAATCCTCACCGTAATAGTGGCGAAAGGGGAAAAACCATCACCGCCCTTGCAGAAAGGGGGTGAGAATGTGACACCCTCAAGCCACGAGCGAAACAAGCAACACGCCTTTGACAGCTTTTGCAAAAAGATACTCAAGCACGAAGCCCGCGACCATTACGACGAAATGAAGCGGCAGCGTGAACGTGAGGTATCCTTTTCGGAGTTGTCGGCGCGTGAGATGGAGCAGCTTTACACAGTGGACAGTTATTTTGCCACGGAACAGGTTTTCAATGTTTTAGGCTATGATGTAGTCGTCAATGACGAGCTTATCGCCGAAGCCCTGCGGAACCTGCCGGAGCGCAAACGTGACATTATACTGCTGGCCTATTTCCTTGAAATGTCTGACCGGGAAATCGGGGAAAAGATGCACTTGATACGCGCTACCGTCCAGTACCAGCGGACAAGCACGTTGCGGGAACTAAAAAAGTATTTGGAGGAAAACGCTAATGAACAGTAAAACCGCAAGTAATTTGCTTCCGTATCCTGTTATCGTGCTGGCGGCAAGCGGCGACGTTGACGCTATCAACGCTGTTCTCAAACACTACGAGGGCTATATAGCCGCCTTGTCCACAAAGCAGCTTTACGATGAAAGCGGTACAGCGCATTTGTGTGTTGATGAAGCTCTGCGCCGTCGTCTGGAAACGAAGCTGATTACCAAAATCTTGACTTTCAAAGTCGCATAAATCCTTTTGCCTGTGCGGGAAGCGTGCCCCCCTTTCCACACTTCCCGTCCACGGGCTTTTCGTGTTGTCAATCGGTAGAAGCCCACCGGGAGCCGGTGAAGTTTCTACGGCCTGACAATGGCCTTTGTACTTTGACAAAGAAAGCCCGCAAGAGAACGGCGGCGCAGTATAGGCAAAATTGGATACGTTCGGTTTATGTCGAGCCGGGCGGCGGGTGCGCCATGACCTCTATTGTAGAGAGAGCGACCAACACCATGCCGTAATGCAAGCGTGGCAGCTTGCGGGCGAGGAAGCATAGGTCGGTATATTGATACTCCCTTACAGTCACAGTCCGAGCGTTCAAAGCGTCACAGGCAATGAGTAGGGCTGCGTGAGAACCACGCAGGGGTGAAAGTCCCGTGAGGTTGCGCCCGCAACCGTCCAATTATGCCTTTTTCATTTTAACTATTCAATGAAAGGGGCTTTGTCATGGAGAAATCCAAAGAAGACGCGCCCGAAGCGTCCGGGCAAAATCCTTTAGAGGATACGCGAACATATACCGTACAAGGCAAGACATTTATCGTCGAGCCTGTTTTCAAATCTGGTGTAAAAGAAACTGTTGGCACAATCCTTTTGCGGCTTATCCAATCGGACACGCAAACGCCCTAACAAGACGATTTATAGGGTGATATAAGGTAGTCTAATATGGTACAATAGTTACAGGGAATATTGTCTATTTGACTGCCGGAAAGGAGGGCTTGTGAAACAGTCGAATGGCAAGGCAAAAATCTATTATGCCACAGATTTAGAGGTTCGGTACAACAAGAAAGACCGGGAGAAAACAGCCTTTATCTATGTGCGTATTTCCCGTGAGGACGATTTAGAAGCCGAAAGTTACAGCATACAGAATCAAATTAAGCTCTTAACCCAGTTGGCGACGGAATACGGCTATACCGTTTTGATTATTTTCATGGACGACGGTATTACAGGCGTAATCGCCAAACGCCCCGGTTTTCAGAATATGCTTGCAAAGCTGGAACAGCAATACGCAGCGGCGTTATTCGTCAAGGATTTATCCCGGCTGTACCGCAACCGCACGGAAGCCGACAAACTGATTGATGATTTCTTGCCGGAGCATGAAATACGGCTTGTATCTGTGGGTGACAGCATTGACACCGCCGAGGGCG
This is a stretch of genomic DNA from Anaeropeptidivorans aminofermentans. It encodes these proteins:
- a CDS encoding arsenate reductase ArsC; the encoded protein is MVKVAFICVHNSCRSQIAEALGKHFASDVFESYSAGTEVKDKINPDAVRLMKSLYGIDIEQRQRPKLLAEIPPVDIVITMGCNVECPYLPCKRREDWGLVDPTGKSDAEFIKTICLIETKIKELENELR
- a CDS encoding RNA polymerase sigma factor is translated as MTPSSHERNKQHAFDSFCKKILKHEARDHYDEMKRQREREVSFSELSAREMEQLYTVDSYFATEQVFNVLGYDVVVNDELIAEALRNLPERKRDIILLAYFLEMSDREIGEKMHLIRATVQYQRTSTLRELKKYLEENANEQ
- a CDS encoding helix-turn-helix domain-containing protein; amino-acid sequence: MNSKTASNLLPYPVIVLAASGDVDAINAVLKHYEGYIAALSTKQLYDESGTAHLCVDEALRRRLETKLITKILTFKVA